In a single window of the Zea mays cultivar B73 chromosome 5, Zm-B73-REFERENCE-NAM-5.0, whole genome shotgun sequence genome:
- the LOC100273113 gene encoding probable beta-1,3-galactosyltransferase 2-like isoform X1, which produces MKMSFNKSSGSRGWGQGAAAGGGGDELVLRGSISKKWTFLLCFGSFCIGLLFTNRMWTVPEPKEIIRRSTLEVEKMSLVDGDCAPKSAGDARDVPGEVPRTQDVIQTLDRTISNLEMELASAKATQESMLHGAAGAPVPEPTGKRKHFMVVGVNTAFSSRKRRDSVRATWMPQGEKRRTMEEEKGIVIRFVIGHSATPGGILDRAIDAEDRKHGDFMRLDHVEGYLELAAKTKAYFVAAVSTWDAEYYVKVDDDVHVNIATLGNTLARHRSKPRAYVGCMKSGPVLAQKGVRYHEPEYWKFGEWGNRYFRHASGQLYAISKDLASYIALNQHVLHKYANEDVSLGSWFIGLDVEHVDDRRLCCGTPPDCEWKAQAGNACVASFDWSCSGICKSADRIKEVHQRCGESENAIWNAEF; this is translated from the exons ATGAAGATGAGCTTCAACAAGAGCAGCGGCAGCAGGGGCTGGGGGCAGGGAGCGGctgcaggaggaggaggagacgagcTGGTGCTGCGAGGCTCCATCTCCAAGAAGTGGACCTTCCTCCTCTGCTTCGGCAGCTTCTGCATCGGCCTGCTCTTCACCAACAG GATGTGGACGGTGCCGGAGCCGAAGGAGATCATCAGAAGGTCGACGTTGGAGGTGGAGAAGATGAGCCTTGTCGACGGCGACTGCGCTCCGAAAAGC GCCGGCGATGCAAGAGACGTTCCCGGAGAGGTTCCAAGAACTCAAGATGTCATCCA GACGCTGGACAGGACGATCTCGAACCTGGAGATGGAGCTAGCGTCCGCGAAGGCGACGCAGGAGTCCATGCTCCACGGCGCCGCCGGCGCCCCGGTGCCCGAGCCCACGGGGAAGCGGAAGCACTTCATGGTCGTCGGCGTAAACACCGCGTTCAGCAGCCGGAAGAGGAGAGACTCGGTCCGCGCGACATGGATGCCTCAAG GCGAGAAGAGGAGGACGATGGAGGAAGAGAAGGGCATCGTCATTCGGTTCGTCATCGGCCACAG CGCGACTCCCGGCGGCATACTTGACCGAGCGATCGACGCGGAGGACAGGAAGCACGGGGACTTCATGAGGCTG GACCACGTGGAAGGGTACCTGGAGCTGGCGGCGAAGACCAAGGCGTACTTCGTGGCGGCCGTGTCCACGTGGGACGCGGAGTACTACGTCAAGGTAGACGACGACGTGCATGTGAACATAG CGACTCTTGGAAACACGCTGGCGAGGCACCGCTCCAAGCCGCGAGCTTACGTTGGCTGCATGAAATCTGGCCCCGTGCTAGCCCAGAA GGGCGTGAGGTACCACGAGCCTGAGTACTGGAAATTCGGCGAGTGGGGGAACAGGTACTTCCGCCACGCCTCCGGTCAGCTGTACGCCATCTCCAAGGACCTGGCCTCCTACATAGCACTCAACCA GCATGTCCTGCACAAATACGCTAACGAAGACGTGTCCCTGGGATCCTGGTTCATCGGACTGGACGTCGAGCACGTCGACGACCGCCGCCTTTGCTGCGGCACGCCACCAG ATTGCGAGTGGAAGGCGCAGGCGGGGAACGCGTGCGTCGCCTCCTTCGACTGGAGCTGCAGCGGCATCTGCAAATCCGCTGACCGGATCAAGGAGGTCCATCAGCGCTGCGGCGAGAGCGAGAACGCGATTTGGAATGCAGAGTTTTAG
- the LOC100273113 gene encoding Probable beta-1,3-galactosyltransferase 2-like: MWTVPEPKEIIRRSTLEVEKMSLVDGDCAPKSAGDARDVPGEVPRTQDVIQTLDRTISNLEMELASAKATQESMLHGAAGAPVPEPTGKRKHFMVVGVNTAFSSRKRRDSVRATWMPQGEKRRTMEEEKGIVIRFVIGHSATPGGILDRAIDAEDRKHGDFMRLDHVEGYLELAAKTKAYFVAAVSTWDAEYYVKVDDDVHVNIATLGNTLARHRSKPRAYVGCMKSGPVLAQKGVRYHEPEYWKFGEWGNRYFRHASGQLYAISKDLASYIALNQHVLHKYANEDVSLGSWFIGLDVEHVDDRRLCCGTPPDCEWKAQAGNACVASFDWSCSGICKSADRIKEVHQRCGESENAIWNAEF; the protein is encoded by the exons ATGTGGACGGTGCCGGAGCCGAAGGAGATCATCAGAAGGTCGACGTTGGAGGTGGAGAAGATGAGCCTTGTCGACGGCGACTGCGCTCCGAAAAGC GCCGGCGATGCAAGAGACGTTCCCGGAGAGGTTCCAAGAACTCAAGATGTCATCCA GACGCTGGACAGGACGATCTCGAACCTGGAGATGGAGCTAGCGTCCGCGAAGGCGACGCAGGAGTCCATGCTCCACGGCGCCGCCGGCGCCCCGGTGCCCGAGCCCACGGGGAAGCGGAAGCACTTCATGGTCGTCGGCGTAAACACCGCGTTCAGCAGCCGGAAGAGGAGAGACTCGGTCCGCGCGACATGGATGCCTCAAG GCGAGAAGAGGAGGACGATGGAGGAAGAGAAGGGCATCGTCATTCGGTTCGTCATCGGCCACAG CGCGACTCCCGGCGGCATACTTGACCGAGCGATCGACGCGGAGGACAGGAAGCACGGGGACTTCATGAGGCTG GACCACGTGGAAGGGTACCTGGAGCTGGCGGCGAAGACCAAGGCGTACTTCGTGGCGGCCGTGTCCACGTGGGACGCGGAGTACTACGTCAAGGTAGACGACGACGTGCATGTGAACATAG CGACTCTTGGAAACACGCTGGCGAGGCACCGCTCCAAGCCGCGAGCTTACGTTGGCTGCATGAAATCTGGCCCCGTGCTAGCCCAGAA GGGCGTGAGGTACCACGAGCCTGAGTACTGGAAATTCGGCGAGTGGGGGAACAGGTACTTCCGCCACGCCTCCGGTCAGCTGTACGCCATCTCCAAGGACCTGGCCTCCTACATAGCACTCAACCA GCATGTCCTGCACAAATACGCTAACGAAGACGTGTCCCTGGGATCCTGGTTCATCGGACTGGACGTCGAGCACGTCGACGACCGCCGCCTTTGCTGCGGCACGCCACCAG ATTGCGAGTGGAAGGCGCAGGCGGGGAACGCGTGCGTCGCCTCCTTCGACTGGAGCTGCAGCGGCATCTGCAAATCCGCTGACCGGATCAAGGAGGTCCATCAGCGCTGCGGCGAGAGCGAGAACGCGATTTGGAATGCAGAGTTTTAG